The following proteins are co-located in the Methanomicrobiales archaeon genome:
- a CDS encoding DUF2070 family protein: MVMAPDVKMERLTRFLFTAPSWPRSVVIILFLGIVVDAATARLGGELPFFGTLAFAVPAIAAFLLTKPLVSLFGGSTTWNRSALLALACMVFAVIASFLSVVSPMRVFLPLFYAFSLGLVFGVRLLVLVAVADYRSLRMVVPALTQSAAGFAVGAFLFEPPILGGALVSHLVFGLGCILLIWLIERPLYRAFQIHGLDFLNTFIAHLTDGDKRMEDFFREIGEEVYVPQATFFFRRPGKRGVIFTVPNVHPGPMGDVGGGNLPRILYESFDAEVMVTHGCATHDFNLVSESEIAKIVEALRRSMEDLRYSARASRSGRIVHGSVQILCQRFADSLLLVSTRAPEKTEDLDFCLGSTIMAEGHRCYRNVAFVDAHNAMSEVTSPVHPATFTATEYLQAACRAIDESADLPLHPFRIGYSHVFPPFTREQGFGDLGIQALAVEADGQRTAYLLMDGNNMVPGLREAIQERIAPLVDASEVMTTDSHVVNTISGRNPIGLAVPAGEILPLAEQAVREALSDLGDAEAAASTAFCERVVIFGSQRVTQLATTVNTILVFIAPLSLAILILAFLLSILVFVALG, translated from the coding sequence ATGGTGATGGCGCCGGACGTGAAGATGGAGCGGCTGACACGGTTCCTCTTCACGGCCCCCTCCTGGCCCCGCTCCGTCGTCATCATCCTGTTCCTGGGCATCGTGGTGGATGCCGCCACCGCCCGCCTGGGCGGAGAGCTCCCCTTCTTCGGGACGCTCGCCTTCGCCGTCCCGGCGATCGCGGCCTTCCTCCTCACGAAACCTCTCGTCTCCCTCTTCGGCGGCTCGACGACCTGGAACCGCTCGGCACTCCTGGCGCTGGCGTGCATGGTCTTCGCGGTGATCGCGAGCTTCCTCTCCGTGGTATCCCCGATGCGGGTCTTCCTCCCGCTCTTCTACGCCTTCTCGCTCGGCCTGGTCTTCGGGGTGCGGCTCCTGGTGCTGGTCGCGGTCGCGGACTACCGCTCCCTGCGGATGGTGGTGCCGGCGCTCACCCAGAGCGCCGCGGGGTTCGCCGTGGGAGCATTCCTCTTCGAGCCGCCCATCCTGGGCGGGGCCCTCGTCTCCCACCTGGTCTTCGGGCTCGGCTGCATCCTGCTGATCTGGCTCATCGAGCGCCCGCTCTACCGGGCGTTCCAGATCCACGGCCTGGATTTCCTGAACACCTTCATCGCCCACCTCACCGACGGCGACAAGAGGATGGAGGACTTCTTCCGCGAGATCGGGGAGGAGGTCTACGTCCCGCAGGCGACCTTCTTCTTCCGGCGTCCGGGAAAGAGAGGTGTCATATTCACGGTCCCGAACGTCCACCCGGGGCCGATGGGGGACGTGGGGGGCGGCAACCTCCCGCGGATCCTCTACGAGTCCTTCGATGCGGAGGTGATGGTGACCCACGGCTGCGCCACGCACGACTTCAACCTGGTCTCCGAGAGCGAGATAGCGAAGATCGTGGAGGCCCTGCGGCGGTCCATGGAGGATCTGCGCTACTCGGCCCGGGCGAGCCGATCGGGGAGGATCGTCCACGGCTCCGTGCAGATCCTCTGCCAGCGGTTCGCCGACTCCCTGCTGCTCGTCAGCACACGGGCGCCGGAGAAGACCGAGGACCTGGACTTCTGCCTGGGGAGCACCATCATGGCGGAGGGGCACCGCTGCTACAGGAACGTCGCCTTCGTGGACGCCCACAACGCGATGTCGGAGGTGACCTCCCCGGTGCACCCGGCCACCTTCACGGCGACGGAGTACCTGCAGGCCGCCTGCCGGGCGATCGACGAGTCCGCGGATCTGCCGCTGCATCCCTTCCGCATCGGCTACTCCCACGTCTTTCCGCCGTTCACCCGCGAGCAGGGATTCGGCGATCTCGGCATCCAGGCGCTCGCGGTGGAGGCCGACGGCCAGCGGACCGCGTACCTGCTGATGGACGGCAACAACATGGTCCCCGGGCTGCGGGAGGCGATCCAGGAGCGGATCGCCCCTCTCGTGGACGCCTCTGAAGTGATGACCACGGACTCCCACGTGGTGAACACCATCAGCGGCAGGAACCCGATCGGGCTGGCGGTCCCGGCAGGGGAGATCCTCCCGCTGGCGGAGCAGGCAGTGCGGGAGGCCCTGTCCGATCTCGGGGACGCCGAGGCGGCGGCGTCCACGGCGTTCTGCGAGCGGGTGGTCATCTTCGGCTCGCAGAGGGTCACCCAGCTGGCGACCACGGTGAACACCATCCTGGTCTTCATCGCCCCCCTGAGCCTCGCCATCCTGATCCTGGCGTTCCTCCTCTCGATCCTGGTCTTCGTGGCGCTCGGGTAG